The sequence ttggctcactgcaacctctgcctcctggattcaagagattctcatgcctcagcctcccgagtagctgggattacaggcgccatgccatcatgcctggctaatttttatatttttagtagagacggggtttcgcaatgttggccaggctggtctcgaactcctgacctcaggtaatccacctgccttgacctcccaaagtgctgggattacaggtgtgagccactatgcctagcccataatgttgatattttaaaacttattgaactcgttttgtgtcctaacatatggtctgtcctagagaatgttccatgtgcacttaagaagaatttggggctgggcacggtggctcatgcctctaatcccagcactttgagaggctgaggtgggtggatcacaaggtcaggaggttgagaccatcctcgctaacacggtgaaactccatctctactaaaaatacaaaaaattagctgggcgtggtggcacatgcctgtagtcccagctattcgggaggttgaggcaggagaatcgcttgaacttgggaggcagaggttgcagtgagccaagatcacgccactgcactccagcctgggtgacagagcaagactccatctcaataaataaataaataaataaataaataaataaataagtaaaataaaaataaaaaagaagaatgtgtattctgctgttgggtGGAGTATTCAATGCACACCTCTTGGGTCTAGATGGCTTCTAGTGTTGTTCAGGTCCTCTGTATTCTTCTTCTGCTAGATAGCCTATCCCTTCTCTGCAGTACTATTTGGATTTGTCGTTTGTGTGCCTGAGCGGCCAGTCTAGGATCTGAGTCCTAGTATACCCTGTAGTTTAGTTCTATAGGACTTTGCTATGCTGTCTAGGGTCAAATCCATGTATACACAGTTTGAGGGTGATCCCGGGGTTCATGGACAACTTGACAGGATCTCTTCTTTCAGCTCTCTCCTGTCCATGGCCTCCCTGACACTTTCAAGTTCCTAGGGGTCCCCTGTTTAGAAAGTGTGGGCTTTAATTTCTCCACTCTGTTTCACACTTCCTGACATTGCTTATGTTTTCAGCAGAGAGCAGTGAGAGGATAGAGAAAAACGCCAAGGGGATTTCCCCCCATACTCTTGGGATTACAGTTCTGCTCAGAGAGAAAGCTTCCCCTGCCTTGGACTTTCaagttcctatttttttttttttttttgagatgaagtctcgctctgtcgcccaggctggagtatagtggtgcgatctcagctcactgcaatctccacctccctagttcaagcaattctcttgcctcagcctcccaagtagctggggctacaggtgcatgtcatcacacctggctaatttttttgtatttttagtagagagggggtttcaccatgttggccaggctggtctcaaactcctgacctcaggcaatctgcctgcctcagcctcccaaagtgctgggatacaggtgtgagccaccgcgccccgccaagTTCCTGCTTGTTAAACTGTTGCCATCATTGCCATTGATACTGTGATATTGtctgggggctggggctggagagaaTGATAAAAACAGACTATTTCCACCCACCCTCCCACTCCCTGATCCGTAAGGGCTCTGCTTCTTGCTCCTTCGACTAGTGTATTCGTTAGCTCAGGCTTCCgtatcaaaataccacaaactgtaTCACTTAAATGATAGAAAGGAattgtttcacagttctggaggctggatatccatgatcaaggtgctggcaaattcagtttctggtgaggatCCTCTTCTCAGCTTGTAGTTGGCCTGTACCACTGtctcctcacatggtctttcctctgtgccaTATTAGGGCTGGGGAGAACACACCCTGGTGTCTTTCCTTATGAGGACACTAATTCTATCAAATCAGGGCCCCATCCTTATTCCCTCACTTAACCTTAACTACTTCCttagagactccatctccatacTAAAATGAGGGCTTCAGCATATGATTTTTTGGGAGGGggacacattcagtccataaaaactaggaatagaaggttTCTCTTGGAACTCTTTCTGTCCATACCAAATGTGTAGTTTTGGATTTGGATTACCTATGAGTCCGGGGCAGGAGAcaccaaagggaaaaaaaccccAGGAAATTTACTGCTGATTCAGTGGTACTTTATATTCTGGTCTCTTCCCCCAAACTACTTGCTACTATTTGCTTTTCAGGAGCACTAGAGAGCTGCTCCATGCACTCTGTCCAAGGCTTTTTGTTGCATTCATTGCTTTCAGCAGGAAAGATAGAATGTGGTATGCTTCCTCCATCTTCCTCAGagctggcttttaaaaatagttgcATTTATAACTTTTATGAGTCATTTTGTTATAGGTGTATCTCTTATACAAATTGTGAAGTTAGATTTAGAAAACCTCAACAATCTGATagtttctgtcttttttgttgatgtttgtttgtttgagatggagtctcgctctgttgccaggacgaagtgcagtggcgggatctcagctcactgcagcctccgcctcctgggttcgagtgattctcctgcctcagcctcccgagtagctgggattataggcacgtgccaccacgcctggctaatttttgtatttttagtagagatggggtttcaccatgttggccaggatggtctcgatctcctgatcttgtgatctgcctgccccggcctcccaaagtgctgctggggttacaggtgtgagccaccacacctagcctaaaTCAATTTTTCCATTAAAAGACAGAAACTAGGCCACCTGCCACTCCACTcgacaacagaatatacattcttcttaagtgcatatggaacattctctggaacagaccatatgttaggacaaAAAACAAGTgcagtaagttttaaaatatcaacattatggactgggcacagtggctcacacctgtaatcccagcacttggggaggccgaggtgggtggatcatttgaggtcaggaaaccccctggcaacagagtgaaaccctgtctcttaaaaagaaaaagaaaaagtgatacagccatacaatggaatattattcagccataaaaaatgaatgaagttatagaaatgttttggaactagatggaagtggtggttgcacaacattgtgaatgtgctAAAAGccacttaaattttctttttttttttgagatggagtttcgctgttgtcactcaggcctgagtgcagtggcacgatcttggctcactgcaacctccgcctcccggattcaagcaattctcctgcctcagcctcccaagtagttgggattacagacatgcgccaccacgctcggcatGTGTATTttgtaatagagacagggttttaccatattaaccaggctggtctcgaactcctgacctcgtgatccacccaccttggcctcccaaagtgctgggattacaggcatgagcgattGTGCCCAGCCCAGCTCCATTGTTTTCTAATATCCGGAGTGGACtctgatgtttggtttttctcttttcagtgTCATctttgtgttctctctctctcagctttTAGGATTTTCTCTTAATCTTTAGAATTCTGATACTTCACCAAGAAATGTGTAGGCAGGTGAGGATGCTTTCCCAGTAAACCTCCTCAACACTTGGTgggccctctccctcccttcccccccgcccctttcccttcccttcccttttttctcccttccttccttgttccctccctccctctctcccttcctccttccttctttccttccttccttccttccttccttccttccttccttccttccttccttttttctttctctctctttcttcttcttcttcttttttttttttgaaacagggtcttgctttgtcacccaggctagagtgcagtggtgcaatcttggttcactgaagcctcgacctgtCAGCCTTAAGTGATTGATTTTCCCACTTCaacctctggaatagctgggactacaggcacacaccagtatgcctggctattttttttgtttttttgtagagacagggtttcgccatgttggccaggctgatctctaactcctgagctcaagagatccacctgcctcggcttcccaaagtgctgggattacaggcgtgagccaccacacctggccttggtgGGTCCTTTCTAtaagattttagttttaatttaactgaaaatttttttctgtttattttcttctcttcattttctcaccTCCTGTGACTTCTTTGAGATAGTTGGTGGATAAATCCTCCTAGATTTGTCCTCTATgtctttcctttttccaaaaaagaaagtctgcctttttgtttgattttctagatttcctttatttttcaaatcatgAATTGGCATCTTAAATTATGTCTATTCTATTATTCAACCCctctgttaaattttaaaatcttggctggatgcagtggctcacgcctgtaatcccagcatctgagaggttgaggcgagtggatcgcttgaggtcaggagttcaaaaacagcctggacaacatggtgaaaccccgtttctactaaaaaaaaaaaaaaaaaaaaaaattagccaggcaaggtggcaggcgcctgtaatcccaggtacttgggaggctgaggcaggacaatcgccttttgaactggggaggtggaggttgcagtgagccgagatcgcgccgctgcattccagcctgggcaacagaatgagactctgtctcaacaacaacaacaaaaattcaaaatctttgTTGTAGTTTCCCACACTCCTACCCCAAGAACTCTTGTTTGCTGGTTGCCCTTTTTGAGTCTCTTTTGTTTGAAGGACACAGTATCCGTTTTTATTCTGTGTGTATTAATTAGGCTTTTTGCTGAATCTGCATTTCAACCAGATGTGTAAGTGACATGCCCCACACCCAGGCATTCCCCGCTCCAGAAAGGTACTTACCTGTTGTAGTTTTGTTCTGAAGGGGCATCTTCCTACAGCCCATGTCCCTGTCCTGGGGTCCTCTTCTTAGCATGACACCTGAAGTCTCGCTCAGTCCCAGCCCAGCCCCCACTTAATGCTGATTATATCCTGGGATTCGCAGAAACCCTGCCTGCTCACAAGTATCACCCCGGGAGTTGAGAGGAGTGACCAAATTCGTTTAGGAAAGTTCACACTTTTCCACAGGATTCTGAGCATAAGTCATATTTAGCTTCCTTTGTTaggtaaaatttatatacaacgaaatgcacagatcttaagtATACTATTATTGaatgttttgacaaatgtgtacacCTGTGTGACCAGCTCCTCCAATGAAGAGATGAAATTTCTGGTACCCACAAAAGCTCCCTTATGTCTCTTTGgagatgtaaaatgaaaataaaatactcaggACCCCGATTCActgtgccaaaagaaaaaaattaagctgagagctgagtcatgcaagaagccgcctttccttttgttcctaagtgGAGAGCTACAGATGAAAAGTGAAATATCCCCACAGGTAGCTGCTCTATGTTCATCTTGTGTCAAATCCAATTTACTGGGTGCCAGAAGACGACATCATTCACTCTTCCcctacctgctccttttctctcGCAACTTATGGATTCAGTAACTTGACTAtaccctttctctttccctttcagcccacttttcccctttaaatgttgaagccctcaaaatcacatTTGCATgatttggagaaaggcacagacctgTTTCTGAGGCATTGTCCTTAACtgtggcacatttttttttttttttttgagacagagtcttgctctgtcgcccaggctggagtgcaagtggcacagtctcagctcactgcaacctccacctcccgggttaaagcgattcttctgcctcagcccccagagtagctgggactacaggtgtgtgccaccacgcccggtgaatttttgtatttttagtagagacggggtttcgccatgttgtacagtctggtctcaaactcctgggcccaagcaatctgcccacttcggcctcccaaagtgctgagattacaggcatgagccactggacctggccaaaataaacttctaaatcaTTTGTGGCCTGTGTCTGATACTTTTTGGGTTACATAATCAATCCCCAAGCAACCACTGTTTTCTTTCACTGTGTTTTTGCCTATTCTTGAGCTGCTTAGAAATAGAATCATATGGTATGTTTCTATAATGTGAAATCCTTCCTTGTTgtattcatagttttttttttttttttttttttttttactgctgagtagcGCATTCCGTTTTCTGAATGTAGCACATTTACCTCCTTTTGAACATGTGGctctttctagtttttggctgttatgaacattctagTATACCATTAATCTTGGCTAAATACACAGGAGAAGAATTCTGGGTCATGTGGCAGGATAGTGTGCATTTTTGAGTTTTTCTCTACAAAGCTAGAGGTAGGTGTGCCTCACACTGCCTGGCCTGCAGGGGGTGCTGTGAGGCTACAGAGGGCACAGTGGACTTGAAGGGTAGAGGAGCCTGGGGCCACCCCAAGTTCCAAGTCTTCACCCCTAGAGGCCACTGGCTGCCCGTCTTCCCACCTGAAGGACCTGCAGGGGCCTCCTTCCTCCGGCACACCTTTGCGGCAGCAGCTAAGCACGTGGCCTTCTCACAGTCTTCAGTGATCCCCTTGGCCCAAGTCATGATCATGTCCCCAAGGCTCAGTGGACCCTCCCagcttgtctcccaggctgggctcGGGGCTCCACGCTTCCTCCTACAGACCCCCTTCCAGCTCCTCATGGATCAGTTTGGGGCCTGGCTTTCCTCTCATGGAGACAACCCTTCCCCTGACAGGATGGCCGGACTGTCCAGTGAGAGTAGGGCCTTCTCTGGTGGAAAGATTTGCAAGGCCTACATGTGGGGACTCCAGGCCTTATGCTCAGGTCATCAGTGGAGGGAGACACTCCAGGTCCCAGAGGGAAACAGCCCCTAGGCTCCTTCTGTGCCCACCCTGCTCAGCCCATATGCCAGCCTGACTCAGGCCCTTAGAGGCCGTGAGCCCTGAGAAGTTGACACCCCCTGCCCTCCTCACTTCAACTGGAGTGAATCTCAGTGAGGATCAATACTAaattgcaggccaggcatggtggctcacgcctgtaatcccggcaccctgggaggctgaggcgggtggatcacctgaggtcaggagttcaagaccggcctggccaacatggtaaaaccccatctctactagagatacagaaaattagccatggtggcagatgcctgcaataccagctactccaggaggctgaggcaggagaattgcttgaacctgggaggtggaagttgcagtgagccgagatcgcgccattgcactccagcctgggtaacaagggcgaaactctgtctcaccaaaaaacaaaaacaaaacaaaacaaaacaaacaaacaaacaaaaaactaacctAAAAACTAAACTGCAAGGAAGGCCAACAAACTTATTTTTCTCATAACAATTGCTtggatgcttttttaaaaaagtaaaattaaaataatcagtgTGAACAAAATGATCcttttgttttctagtttcttgtCTTCCTCTGCTCCCCGCGCCCTGGCTCCCTGCCCCTGCCAGTTGGTTGGGGTCACTAGCCGGCAACACCTACACTTCTGGTCCCCCAGGCCCTTGGTGCCCAGTAGCCTGGGAGCACTTCAGGAGCCTTGgctcccaggccctgccctggccttgccctctGCACCCTGACAGTCAGTAACTTTTGCTGAATGAACAAAATAATGCTTACATCAACTTTAGGCTTTTAGAATCCAttaatccattcttttccaagcAAAGGTGgtaatgaaaatggaaaagaaaaccattctagaaagaaggaagagagtggaAACGTATTGCTGTAAAATACACTGCCGTTTCAGACACCAGGAGCCTCCTCCAAGtcatttctttccctttgctGGCTCTGGTGGCTTGGCAGGTTCTGGTGGTTTGGCAGGTTCTGGTGGCTTGGCGAGTTCTGGTGACTTGGCGGGTTCTGGTCCCTTGCCCTGCTGGggtcctttttcctttcctggagGAGGAACCAGCATATGCTTTTTGACCCTCTTGCCTTTGAAGTGGTTTCTTTGAAGACACACATCGATAAAAGCAAAAACTCCAGCTACACCAATAAGGATCTGGAAAACAAAACGGTCctcatgactttttcttttcattccaaaGGTGGTGAGTTTCCCTCCTGGTTTCTCATTCATCAGGGGGTGCTGTTTCACACGTCCCACATGTCCCCTCAAATGTCAACCATCCCCTAGAGGCTAGGAGCGTGCCTACTccctcagcctctgccttctcCACTCCCCCGTCCCGCTATCtcatctctgtttcttttctctcttgaaaCCCAGCCAGAGTGGGACTGTTTGCTCTGGGGTCGGCAGCTACAGGAAGGAACTTGGGCTGGCTCCCCGGACATCATCTTTGTTTAAATGGTGGCTCCATTGGAAACATCtgtctactttacttttttttttcctttgagacaaagtctctctccgTCGtctggggtggagtgcagtgctgcaatctctgctcactgcaaactctgcctcctggatttaagtgattctcctgcctcagcctcccaagttgctgggattacaggcatgtgccaccatgccaggctaatttttgtatttttagtagaaaatacattttctactaaattttgtaaattttgtatttttgtatttcaccatgttggccaggctggtctcaaactcctgacctcaggtgatccacccgcctcggcctcccaaagtgctgggattataggcatgagccactgcgcccggcctacttaaattttaaactttGCTTTGATCCCAagatttttgtgaaaaataaagaagCCCTTTCCTTAAACAGAGGACAACACCTATCCTCCAAAAGAGGTGAATTCAGAGCAAATGCACGGCCCAGCATGGAAAGACTCACCACAGCAAGGAAGTAGTGCAGATTCATGGATCGCCGACTTCTCACAGCAAAGACCACGGCTCCCACAAGGAACCCACAGGCAAACAGGTCATTGAAGAGGTCCTGAAGGTGGAGAGGTGAGTCAGCCTCAGCCAAAGCTAGGGTCCCCATCAACAAACACTGCACCCTGGCTAGCTTCTTCCAAATGAATGATTTGCAAATTtccacctgattttaaaatgtatgcataAAGATAAACACACCCCGGGCTAGGTGGACATATCTGTGGCCCTCCAGCTGGGCTTTTTAAATTGAAACCTAAAAAAGTCCAGGATGCTAAAATGCCCTCGTGCTGAAGCCTGTGAAGTCACCAGCCCCCTCTTCTACCATATCTCTGTGAAATCACACGTTTGGTTTCTGCCTATGTCTCCTCCCACCAatactcatttattatttttattttctactttttgagacagggccttactctgattatgcaggctggagtgcggtggcacaatttctcactgcagcctcgacctcctcaggctcaggtgattctcccacctccgccGCCTGagcagctgcgactacaggtgtgtgccaccaagccttgctaattttttttttttttttttttttgtatttttagtagagttggggttttaccatgtcatccaggctggtcttgaactcctgagcttaagcaatcctccccacctcagcctcagctgggactataggcgcctgccactgtgcaattaaaaaaattgtttttgtaagctgggcgcagtggcgcacacctgtaattccagcactttgggaggccaaggcgggcggatcacctgaggttgggagttcgagaccagcctgaccaacagggagaaaccctgtctctactaaaaatacaaaattagctgggcgtggtgttgcatgcctgtaatcccagctactcaggaggctgaggcaggagaatcacttgaacccgggaggcagaggttgcggtgagccaacattgtgccattgcactccagcctgggcaacaagagcaaaactccatctcaaaaaaaaaaaaaaattgtttttgtagaggcagagcttccctatgttgcccaggctggtctccaagtcctggactcctggactcaagtgatcctcctgccttggcctcccaaagtgtcgggattataggtgtgagccactgtacctggcataTGATGTCTTCTgttgaagttttaattttaatgggaTACatagtctgtctctctccctcccttcctctgtccaCAAATCCCAgggacatttattgaatattctaTTCAACTGTTTTATAATGCTACCTCCGTCATATACCAAGTTGCCATATGTTTGTAGAtctatttctgaattctcttttCTATTCCTGTATTAGTCTACTCAGGATGCCATAATAAAATAtcccagactgggtggcttaaacaacagacattaaCTTTCttgcagttttggaggctgaagtcCATGAGCAAGGTGCCAGGaaattcagtttctggtgagggctctcttcctggcttgcagatggctgtcttctcactaTGTTTTCACGTGGCCTTTCTttgatgcgtgtgtgtgtatgtgtgtgcatgtgtgcatgtgtgtgtgtgtagagagagcaAGACGGAGAGAGAATTCTCTgctctcttcttataaagatactggctgggcgtggtggctcacacctgtaatcacagcactttgggaggccaaggcaggcagatcacctgaggtcaggagttcaagaccagctaggccaacatggcaaaacgctgtctctagtaaaaatacaaaattagctgggcgtagtggcgcatgcctgtaatcctagctactcaggaggctgaggcaggagaatgcttgaaccgggaggtggaagttgcagtgagctgagattgtgccactgcactctagcctgggtgacaagagcaaaactctgtctcaaaacaaacaaacaaaagacacttATTTGATCAGGGCCCCAATGttctgacctcatttaaccttaattacctccttagaGGCCCATCTTCAAGTACAGTACAGTGGGGGTTAGGGCCTCAGCATATGATTTTGCAGAgtgggagacacaaacattcaatctGTAACAATTTTGTTAGTCTTCTTGTCAATCCCTGAGCTAGTACCGAAGCTTTATGGTAAATCTGATATCTTGTTGGGTGAGTCCATCCTTgttagtattttttcttcttccataagaattttagaatCACCTTCTAAAGTTCCATGAAAAACCCACATTAggttgaaattttatttaatttatagattaattcaGAATTGAATTGACATCTCTATGATAATAAGTTTTCATATTTGTGAATGTGGAATGTTTCTCtatttacattttcctttgaTGTCCATTAATAAAGTCTTATAATCTCTATGTAGCATCTTACATATTTTTCAGTAGGTTTATTCTTAGACACCTTGTAGTTTGTGTTGCTGTTTTAAGTGGTTTCttttaaagagcattttttttttttttttttgacacagtctcgctctgtcacccaggctggagtgcagtggctccatcttggctcatggcaacctctgcctcctgggttctagtgattttcatgcctcagcctctcgagtagctgggattacaggcatgcaccaccacgcctggttaatttttgtatttttagtacagacggtgtttcaccatgttggccaggctggtctggaactcctggcctcaagtggtccgcccacctcggcctcccaaagtgctgggagtacaggtgtgagcccccgtgcccagccaaaaaatccTATGTTTCTCATTGTTCATTGTTGGTATTCAGGAACACTACTGCTTTTGTGTCTGGTAACCTTGTGGAACTCAATCAGTTCTAGTGATTTGACTGTAGATTCTCTTAGATTTTCTGTGTAGATAATTCTATTAGATTTTTCCTCTTCTCAATCTCtataccttttgtttttcttgtcatATTGAACTAAGGTCTCCatcacaatgttgaatagaagagaAGCTAGTAAGCATCTCTAAGGAAATGCTCCTGAAATGTCACCTAAAATACAGTTTGTGTAGGTTTGGAtagatgtct comes from Symphalangus syndactylus isolate Jambi chromosome 11, NHGRI_mSymSyn1-v2.1_pri, whole genome shotgun sequence and encodes:
- the CMTM2 gene encoding CKLF-like MARVEL transmembrane domain-containing protein 2 isoform X1, translating into MAPKAAKGAKPEPAPAPPPPGAKPEEDKKDDKEPSDKPQKAVQPKHEVGTRKGCRRYRWELKDSNKEFWLLGHAEMKILSLGCLIAAIILLSSLTVHPILRLIITMEIPIFSFFILLYSFAIHRYIPFILWPISVEICKSFIWKKLARVQCLLMGTLALAEADSPLHLQDLFNDLFACGFLVGAVVFAVRSRRSMNLHYFLAVILIGVAGVFAFIDVCLQRNHFKGKRVKKHMLVPPPGKEKGPQQGKGPEPAKSPELAKPPEPAKPPEPAKPPEPAKGKK
- the CMTM2 gene encoding CKLF-like MARVEL transmembrane domain-containing protein 2 isoform X3 translates to MAPKAAKGAKPEPAPAPPPPGAKPEEDKKDDKEPSDKPQKAVQPKHEVGTRKGCRRYRWELKDSNKEFWLLGHAEMKILSLDLFNDLFACGFLVGAVVFAVRSRRSMNLHYFLAVILIGVAGVFAFIDVCLQRNHFKGKRVKKHMLVPPPGKEKGPQQGKGPEPAKSPELAKPPEPAKPPEPAKPPEPAKGKK